Proteins from one Piscinibacter lacus genomic window:
- the petA gene encoding ubiquinol-cytochrome c reductase iron-sulfur subunit: MSDQTVDQGKRTWLIASTCAGVAGGAAVAVPFVSTLQPSERARAAGAPIEVDISALKPGEKLTVEWRGKPVWIIRRTPEQLESLKATEALVADPNSERKAAEVTPMEETRNTWRSIKPEVFVAVGICSHLGCSPVDRFTPGAQPSLPADWAGGFLCPCHGSTFDLAGRVYKNKPAPDNLEVPPYTFVSDTVLRIGEAKKA; this comes from the coding sequence ATGAGTGATCAGACCGTCGATCAGGGCAAGCGCACCTGGTTGATCGCATCCACCTGTGCCGGCGTGGCCGGCGGGGCTGCGGTCGCGGTGCCCTTCGTCAGCACCCTGCAACCGTCGGAGCGCGCCCGCGCCGCCGGCGCCCCCATCGAAGTCGACATCTCGGCCCTGAAACCGGGCGAGAAGCTGACCGTGGAATGGCGCGGCAAGCCGGTGTGGATCATCCGCCGCACGCCCGAGCAGCTTGAGTCGCTCAAGGCCACCGAGGCCCTGGTCGCCGACCCGAACTCCGAGCGCAAGGCCGCCGAGGTCACGCCCATGGAGGAGACCCGCAACACCTGGCGCTCGATCAAGCCCGAGGTCTTCGTCGCGGTCGGCATCTGCTCGCACCTGGGTTGCTCGCCGGTGGACCGCTTCACCCCCGGCGCCCAGCCCTCGCTGCCGGCCGACTGGGCCGGCGGCTTCCTCTGCCCCTGCCACGGCTCGACCTTCGACCTGGCCGGCCGGGTCTACAAGAACAAGCCTGCGCCGGACAACCTCGAAGTGCCTCCCTACACTTTCGTCAGCGACACCGTCCTGCGGATCGGTGAAGCCAAGAAGGCCTGA
- the mscL gene encoding large conductance mechanosensitive channel protein MscL produces the protein MGVVDEFKQFAIKGNVIDLAVGVIIGGAFGKIVDSMVGDIIMPLVSQLFGGLDFSSYYLALAGQAPGLPLAEARKAGAVFAYGNFITVSLNFLILAFVIFMMVKQINRLKASEPPPPPAEPAPPPEDIALLREIRDALSRR, from the coding sequence ATGGGCGTTGTCGACGAGTTCAAGCAGTTCGCGATCAAGGGCAATGTGATCGACCTTGCCGTGGGCGTGATCATCGGCGGCGCCTTCGGCAAGATCGTCGACTCGATGGTGGGCGACATCATCATGCCCCTGGTCAGCCAGCTCTTCGGCGGCCTCGACTTCAGCAGCTACTACCTTGCGCTGGCCGGCCAAGCGCCCGGCCTGCCGCTGGCCGAGGCGCGCAAGGCGGGGGCGGTCTTCGCCTATGGCAACTTCATCACCGTCTCGCTGAACTTCCTGATCCTGGCTTTCGTGATTTTCATGATGGTCAAGCAGATCAACCGCCTGAAGGCCAGCGAGCCGCCGCCCCCGCCGGCCGAGCCGGCGCCGCCGCCCGAGGACATCGCCCTGTTGCGCGAGATCCGCGACGCGCTGAGCCGGCGCTGA
- the pdxA gene encoding 4-hydroxythreonine-4-phosphate dehydrogenase PdxA — MPAPLPLALTMGDPNGIGPEILVRAFAQGDVPGGYVLGDAAVMRRAAAWVAAADNARDPATHAAVLPLPVALIGEPADALDLPPGVLPVWPVPGLPAGLAAQPPGRIAADAGRAAAACIRAGIAQVRAGQAAALVTAPIHKEALAAAGEPYPGHTELLQAEGGRPGEALPPVRMMLANEELKTVLVSIHVALRQAIEQVTAENVLATIRIAHAAAAGWGQPRPRIAVAGLNPHAGEGGLFGDEEIRHIAPAVAAARAEGIDAQGPFAPDTVFMRARAGEFDLVIAQYHDQGLIPVKYLGVEQGVNVTLGLPFVRTSPDHGTAFDKAGLGCADPASLIAAARMARRLAGA, encoded by the coding sequence ATGCCCGCCCCGCTCCCCCTGGCCCTGACGATGGGCGACCCGAACGGCATCGGGCCCGAGATCCTGGTGCGCGCCTTTGCGCAAGGCGATGTGCCCGGCGGCTATGTGCTGGGCGATGCGGCGGTGATGCGCCGCGCCGCCGCCTGGGTGGCCGCGGCCGACAACGCCCGCGACCCGGCCACCCATGCCGCCGTGCTGCCGCTGCCCGTCGCGCTGATCGGCGAGCCGGCCGATGCCCTGGACCTGCCGCCCGGCGTGCTGCCGGTCTGGCCGGTGCCGGGCCTGCCGGCGGGCCTGGCCGCGCAGCCGCCCGGCCGCATCGCGGCCGACGCCGGCCGGGCGGCTGCGGCCTGCATCCGCGCCGGCATCGCCCAGGTGCGCGCCGGGCAGGCCGCCGCCCTGGTGACCGCTCCCATCCACAAGGAAGCCCTGGCCGCGGCCGGCGAGCCCTACCCCGGCCACACCGAGTTGCTGCAAGCCGAGGGCGGCCGGCCGGGCGAGGCGCTGCCGCCGGTGCGGATGATGCTGGCCAACGAGGAGCTGAAGACCGTGCTGGTCAGCATCCATGTCGCGCTGCGCCAGGCGATCGAACAGGTCACGGCGGAGAACGTGCTGGCGACGATCCGCATCGCCCATGCCGCGGCGGCCGGCTGGGGCCAGCCGCGGCCGCGCATCGCGGTGGCCGGCCTGAACCCGCATGCCGGCGAGGGCGGCCTGTTCGGCGACGAGGAGATCCGCCACATCGCGCCGGCCGTGGCCGCCGCGCGGGCCGAGGGCATCGATGCCCAGGGCCCCTTCGCGCCGGACACCGTCTTCATGCGGGCCCGGGCCGGCGAATTCGACCTGGTGATCGCCCAGTACCACGACCAGGGCCTGATCCCGGTGAAGTACCTCGGCGTCGAGCAGGGCGTGAACGTGACCCTGGGCCTGCCCTTCGTGCGGACCAGCCCGGACCATGGCACCGCCTTCGACAAGGCCGGCCTTGGCTGCGCCGACCCGGCCAGCCTGATCGCCGCCGCGCGAATGGCCCGCCGCCTGGCCGGGGCCTGA
- a CDS encoding Nif3-like dinuclear metal center hexameric protein, giving the protein MTTTRGALEAYAGRLLEMDRFKDYGPNGLQVEGRAEIRHLVSGVTASLAFIEAAIADGADALLVHHGLFWRGQDGRLTGWLKARVARLIAADLNLFAYHLPLDAHPELGNNAQLGQRLGLAVARRFGEQQLGALAEPAQPLPLAELVQRIEAALGRPATVVTGDGRPLARIAWCTGGAQGWFEAAIAAGADAFLTGEISEPQAHLARETGVAFLAAGHHATERYGAPALGEHLAAQFGLSHRFIDIDNPA; this is encoded by the coding sequence ATGACGACGACGCGTGGGGCGCTGGAGGCTTATGCAGGCCGCCTGCTGGAGATGGATCGGTTCAAGGATTATGGGCCGAACGGTTTGCAGGTCGAGGGCCGGGCGGAGATCCGCCACCTCGTGAGCGGCGTGACCGCCAGCCTGGCCTTCATCGAAGCCGCGATCGCCGACGGCGCCGATGCGCTGCTGGTCCATCACGGCCTGTTCTGGCGCGGCCAGGACGGCCGGCTGACCGGCTGGCTCAAGGCCCGGGTGGCCCGGCTGATCGCGGCCGACCTGAACCTGTTCGCCTACCACCTGCCGCTGGATGCCCACCCCGAGCTAGGCAACAACGCCCAGCTCGGCCAGCGCCTGGGCCTGGCAGTGGCCCGTCGCTTTGGCGAGCAGCAGCTCGGCGCCCTGGCCGAGCCGGCCCAGCCCCTGCCCTTGGCCGAGCTGGTGCAGCGGATTGAGGCCGCGCTGGGCCGCCCTGCCACCGTCGTGACCGGCGATGGTCGGCCGCTGGCGCGCATCGCCTGGTGCACCGGCGGGGCGCAGGGCTGGTTCGAGGCTGCGATCGCGGCCGGCGCGGACGCCTTCCTGACCGGCGAGATCTCCGAGCCCCAGGCCCATCTGGCGCGCGAGACCGGCGTGGCCTTCCTGGCCGCCGGCCACCATGCGACAGAGCGCTACGGCGCGCCGGCCCTGGGCGAGCACCTGGCCGCGCAATTCGGCCTGAGCCACCGCTTCATCGACATCGACAACCCGGCCTGA
- a CDS encoding S1C family serine protease — MRKTWLIFSQAVTVALALLFVVATLKPEWLDRRPLATVVPVMPAPSGSPAPVMISQVPGTAGLGFAPAAKKAAPAVVSVVTSKAVQRGPQSVDPWFRFFFGDRGEPQPQGGVGSGVIVSADGYVLTNNHVIDGVDEIEVIVSDGRRTAARVIGNDPETDLAVLKIEIDKLPTITFGASDALQVGDAVLAIGNPFGVGQTVTSGIVSALGRSQLGINTFENFIQTDAAINPGNSGGALVDANGHLMGINTAIYSRSGGSLGIGFAIPSATARQVMDGLIRDGTVVRGWIGVEPRDLSPEIVETFKLPIRDGVLITGVLQGGPASSAGLRPGDVVTRVAEQPVANTAQLLNAVAALKPGSRAPLQVQRGDEAIVLSVVVAQRPKPPSRPR, encoded by the coding sequence ATGCGCAAAACCTGGCTGATATTTTCGCAGGCGGTCACGGTCGCCCTGGCCCTGCTCTTCGTCGTCGCCACCCTCAAGCCGGAATGGCTGGACCGCCGGCCCCTGGCCACCGTGGTGCCGGTGATGCCTGCGCCCTCGGGCAGCCCGGCGCCGGTGATGATCAGCCAGGTGCCCGGCACCGCCGGCCTGGGCTTTGCGCCGGCTGCCAAGAAGGCCGCGCCTGCGGTGGTCAGCGTCGTCACCAGCAAGGCCGTGCAGCGCGGCCCGCAGTCGGTCGACCCCTGGTTCCGCTTCTTCTTCGGCGACCGTGGCGAGCCGCAGCCGCAGGGCGGCGTCGGCTCGGGCGTGATCGTCAGTGCCGACGGCTATGTGCTGACCAACAACCACGTGATCGACGGCGTCGACGAGATCGAGGTCATCGTCTCCGACGGCCGGCGCACCGCCGCGCGAGTGATCGGCAACGATCCCGAGACCGATCTGGCCGTGCTGAAGATCGAGATCGACAAGCTGCCCACCATCACCTTCGGCGCCTCCGACGCGCTGCAAGTGGGCGATGCGGTGCTGGCCATCGGCAACCCCTTCGGCGTGGGGCAGACGGTGACCTCGGGCATCGTCAGCGCGCTGGGCCGCAGCCAGCTCGGCATCAACACCTTCGAGAACTTCATCCAGACCGATGCGGCCATCAACCCCGGCAATTCCGGTGGCGCGCTGGTCGATGCCAACGGTCATCTGATGGGCATCAACACCGCCATCTACTCGCGCTCGGGCGGCAGCCTGGGCATCGGCTTTGCCATTCCCTCGGCCACCGCCCGGCAGGTGATGGACGGCTTGATCCGCGACGGCACCGTGGTGCGTGGCTGGATCGGCGTCGAGCCACGCGACCTCAGCCCCGAGATCGTCGAGACCTTCAAGCTGCCGATCCGCGACGGCGTGCTGATCACCGGCGTGCTGCAGGGCGGCCCGGCAAGCAGCGCCGGCCTGCGCCCCGGCGACGTCGTCACCCGCGTGGCCGAACAGCCGGTGGCCAACACCGCGCAACTGCTCAATGCGGTGGCTGCGCTCAAGCCCGGCAGCCGCGCGCCGCTGCAAGTGCAGCGCGGCGACGAGGCCATCGTGCTGAGCGTGGTGGTGGCCCAGCGGCCCAAGCCGCCGTCCCGCCCGCGCTGA
- a CDS encoding multidrug effflux MFS transporter, protein MNPEAAALWRAPRWMLAALLAGLGALGPFAIDTYLPAFAGIAASVGATPAQMQQTLSAYLFGFAFMSLFHGALSDALGRRPVVLVGLAVFTIASAGCALSQTIGQLIAFRTLQGLSAGAGVVVSRAIIRDMFPPAEAQKVMSQVTLFFGIAPAIAPMVGGLLFDRLDWHAVFWFLAGVGALLLAFHGRLLPESLHASQRQPLRLKPLLAGYAELLADPRFLALALASGVPFNGMFLYVMAAPAWLGEHLGLAPTEYFWFFVLNIAGIMAGAWWSGRLAGKLPPARQIRRGFRIMVGISLLNVAANLAFPAHAAWAMLPVAIFSFGWALMVPVVTLMVLDLAPTRRGMASSLQMGVGSLANGLVAGLLTPLVMHSTVALALGSLGLMSIGLLAWLGVRRHLPQPARPD, encoded by the coding sequence ATGAACCCCGAAGCCGCCGCCCTCTGGCGGGCCCCCCGCTGGATGCTGGCCGCGCTGCTTGCCGGCCTGGGTGCGCTGGGGCCCTTCGCGATCGACACCTACCTGCCGGCCTTCGCCGGCATCGCGGCCTCGGTGGGCGCGACACCGGCGCAGATGCAGCAGACGCTGTCGGCCTACCTGTTCGGCTTCGCCTTCATGAGCCTGTTCCACGGCGCGCTGTCGGACGCGCTGGGCCGGCGGCCGGTGGTGCTGGTGGGCCTGGCGGTGTTCACGATCGCCTCGGCCGGCTGCGCCCTGTCGCAGACCATCGGCCAGTTGATCGCCTTCCGCACGCTGCAGGGCCTGTCGGCCGGGGCGGGGGTGGTGGTGTCGCGGGCCATCATCCGCGACATGTTCCCGCCGGCCGAGGCGCAGAAGGTGATGTCGCAGGTCACGCTGTTCTTCGGCATCGCGCCGGCGATCGCGCCCATGGTCGGCGGCCTGCTCTTCGACCGGCTCGACTGGCATGCGGTGTTCTGGTTCCTGGCCGGCGTCGGCGCCCTGCTGCTCGCCTTCCACGGCCGGCTGCTGCCGGAGTCGCTGCATGCCAGCCAGCGCCAGCCGCTGCGCCTGAAGCCGCTGCTGGCCGGCTATGCCGAACTGCTGGCCGACCCGCGCTTCCTGGCTCTGGCCCTGGCCAGCGGCGTGCCCTTCAACGGCATGTTCCTCTATGTGATGGCGGCACCCGCCTGGCTGGGCGAGCACCTGGGCCTGGCGCCGACCGAGTACTTCTGGTTCTTCGTGCTGAACATCGCCGGCATCATGGCCGGCGCCTGGTGGAGCGGGCGGCTGGCGGGCAAGCTGCCGCCGGCGCGGCAGATCCGGCGCGGCTTCCGCATCATGGTCGGCATCTCGCTGCTCAATGTGGCGGCCAACCTGGCCTTCCCGGCCCATGCGGCCTGGGCGATGCTGCCGGTGGCCATCTTCTCCTTCGGCTGGGCGCTGATGGTGCCGGTGGTCACGCTGATGGTGCTGGACCTGGCGCCGACGCGGCGCGGCATGGCCTCATCCCTGCAAATGGGGGTGGGCAGCCTGGCCAACGGCCTCGTGGCGGGCCTGCTGACGCCGCTGGTGATGCATTCCACCGTCGCGCTGGCGCTGGGCTCGCTGGGGCTGATGAGCATCGGCCTGCTGGCCTGGCTGGGGGTCAGGCGGCATCTGCCGCAACCCGCCCGGCCGGACTGA
- a CDS encoding NYN domain-containing protein encodes MNLHPPSGLPREARIALLIDADNSPAAKIDVILAELAKHGVSNIRRAYGNWKKQELKGWEAVLHEYAIRPVQQFDVSKGKNATDMVMTIEALELLYTDRPEAFGIVSSDADFTPLVMHLRAKGALVFGFGAKKTPAPFVNACSRFLFLENLGAPAVLDEPEPSPAPAARPAGKKAAAKKAPARKTALPAASPAPTLASDESEAELPPQVAAMVDSLSAAPAATPARAAGPLRLDRAALKQDARLVSLLRNAVESAEGEDGWSPLGAVGQQIGNQASFDPRNYGYRKLIDLIEATQLFDLERRGSQFLLRDKRRSRPRA; translated from the coding sequence ATGAATCTGCATCCCCCCTCCGGCCTGCCGCGCGAGGCGCGCATCGCCCTGCTGATCGACGCCGACAACTCGCCGGCCGCCAAGATCGACGTGATCCTGGCCGAGCTCGCCAAGCACGGCGTCAGCAACATCCGCCGCGCCTACGGCAACTGGAAGAAGCAGGAGCTCAAGGGCTGGGAAGCCGTGCTGCACGAATACGCCATCCGCCCGGTGCAGCAGTTCGACGTGAGCAAGGGCAAGAACGCGACCGACATGGTGATGACCATCGAGGCGCTGGAGCTGCTCTACACCGACCGGCCCGAGGCCTTCGGCATCGTCAGCAGCGATGCCGACTTCACCCCCCTCGTCATGCACCTGCGGGCCAAGGGCGCCCTGGTCTTCGGCTTCGGCGCGAAGAAGACACCCGCGCCCTTCGTGAACGCCTGCTCGCGCTTCCTCTTCCTCGAGAACCTCGGTGCACCCGCCGTGCTGGACGAGCCCGAACCGAGCCCCGCCCCCGCCGCACGACCGGCGGGCAAGAAGGCGGCGGCCAAGAAAGCCCCCGCCCGCAAGACCGCGCTCCCAGCGGCCAGCCCCGCGCCGACCCTTGCCTCGGACGAGAGCGAGGCCGAACTGCCCCCGCAAGTGGCTGCGATGGTCGACAGCCTCAGCGCCGCACCGGCCGCCACACCGGCGCGGGCCGCCGGCCCCCTGCGCCTGGACCGCGCCGCGCTCAAGCAGGATGCCCGCCTTGTCAGCTTGCTGCGCAATGCGGTGGAGAGCGCCGAGGGCGAGGACGGCTGGTCGCCGCTGGGCGCCGTCGGTCAGCAGATCGGCAACCAGGCCAGCTTCGACCCGCGCAACTACGGCTACCGCAAGCTGATCGACCTGATCGAAGCCACCCAGCTCTTCGACCTGGAACGCCGCGGCAGCCAGTTCCTGCTGCGTGACAAGCGCCGCAGCCGGCCGCGGGCCTGA
- the pyrC gene encoding dihydroorotase: MSADLLTLTRPDDWHLHLRDGAALAAVLPDTARQFARAIVMPNLKPPVTTAAQALAYRERILAARPTTGPGTDFEPLMVLYLTDNTPPEEVQRAKAAGVVAFKLYPAGATTNSDAGVTDLRKCHATLEAMQREGILLLIHGEVTDGDIDLFDREAVFIDRVLRPLRRDFPALKIVFEHITTREAAHYVRDAEGPIAATVTAHHLLYNRNAIFQGGLRPHYYCLPVLKRETHRLALVEAATSGSPRFFLGTDSAPHAAPLKEHAAACAGCYTALSALELYVEAFEAAGALDKLEGFASLHGPAFYGLPVNAGTVTLRRAPWALPESLPFGETVLKPLRGGETLAWRLQA, translated from the coding sequence ATGAGCGCCGACCTCCTCACCCTCACCCGCCCCGACGACTGGCACCTGCATCTGCGCGATGGCGCGGCCCTGGCCGCCGTGTTGCCGGACACCGCGCGGCAGTTCGCCCGCGCCATCGTCATGCCCAACCTGAAGCCGCCGGTCACCACCGCGGCCCAGGCCCTGGCCTACCGCGAACGCATCCTGGCGGCCCGCCCGACCACCGGGCCGGGCACGGACTTCGAGCCGCTGATGGTCCTCTACCTGACCGACAACACGCCGCCCGAGGAAGTGCAGCGCGCCAAGGCGGCCGGCGTCGTCGCCTTCAAGCTCTACCCCGCCGGCGCGACCACCAACAGCGATGCCGGCGTGACCGACCTGCGCAAGTGCCACGCGACGCTGGAGGCCATGCAGCGCGAGGGCATCCTGCTGCTGATCCACGGCGAGGTGACCGATGGCGACATCGACCTCTTCGACCGCGAGGCCGTCTTCATCGACCGCGTGCTGCGGCCGCTGCGCCGCGACTTCCCGGCGCTGAAGATCGTCTTCGAGCACATCACCACCCGCGAGGCGGCGCACTATGTGCGCGACGCGGAGGGCCCGATCGCCGCGACCGTGACCGCACACCATTTGCTCTACAACCGCAACGCCATCTTCCAGGGCGGCCTGCGGCCGCACTACTACTGCCTGCCGGTGCTCAAGCGCGAGACGCATCGCCTGGCCCTGGTCGAGGCGGCCACCTCCGGCAGCCCGCGCTTCTTCCTCGGCACCGACAGCGCGCCGCATGCCGCGCCGCTCAAGGAACATGCCGCCGCCTGCGCCGGCTGCTACACCGCGCTGAGCGCGCTGGAGCTGTATGTCGAGGCCTTCGAGGCCGCCGGGGCGCTGGACAAGCTCGAAGGCTTCGCCAGCCTGCACGGCCCGGCCTTCTACGGCCTGCCCGTCAATGCCGGCACCGTGACGCTGCGGCGCGCGCCCTGGGCCCTGCCCGAATCCCTGCCCTTCGGCGAAACCGTGCTCAAGCCCCTGCGCGGCGGCGAGACCCTGGCCTGGCGGCTTCAAGCCTGA
- the epsI gene encoding exosortase-associated protein EpsI, B-type, with the protein MQPLAVRRAFLASGLMLGASALAYAVRPRRHASESGSQLDLETLVPARFGAWEVDTTLAQPLVNPQTQELLDKLYNQILSRTYLGPQGERVMLSLAYGGDQRSSLQAHMPEVCYPAQGFKLLDLNDGAIELPGGSIPVRRLMTELGPRKEPVTYWFTMGGATVKDTWDKRMVQLRLLLTGQIPDGLLFRVSTLDADPQAGWAAQQRFVADLLAAVDAPTRTRLAGLAPATAP; encoded by the coding sequence ATGCAGCCTCTCGCCGTCCGACGTGCGTTCCTGGCCAGCGGCCTGATGCTGGGCGCGTCTGCCCTTGCCTATGCCGTGCGGCCGCGCCGTCATGCCAGCGAGTCGGGAAGCCAGTTGGACCTGGAGACCTTGGTGCCCGCCCGTTTCGGCGCCTGGGAAGTCGACACCACCCTGGCCCAGCCCCTGGTCAATCCGCAGACTCAGGAACTGCTCGACAAGCTCTACAACCAGATCCTGTCGCGCACCTACCTCGGGCCGCAGGGCGAGCGCGTCATGCTGTCGCTGGCCTACGGCGGAGACCAGCGCAGCTCGCTTCAGGCCCACATGCCCGAGGTCTGCTACCCGGCCCAGGGCTTCAAGCTGCTGGACCTGAACGACGGCGCGATCGAGCTGCCCGGCGGCAGCATACCGGTGCGTCGGCTGATGACCGAGCTCGGCCCGCGCAAGGAGCCGGTGACCTACTGGTTCACGATGGGCGGCGCCACCGTCAAGGACACCTGGGACAAGCGCATGGTGCAGTTGCGCCTGCTGCTGACCGGGCAGATTCCGGACGGCCTGCTCTTCCGCGTCTCCACCCTCGATGCCGACCCGCAGGCCGGCTGGGCAGCGCAGCAGCGCTTCGTGGCCGACCTGCTGGCGGCGGTCGATGCGCCGACGCGCACCCGCCTGGCCGGGCTGGCGCCAGCAACCGCGCCCTGA
- the galE gene encoding UDP-glucose 4-epimerase GalE, with amino-acid sequence MSGRGARVLLTGATGYIGSHTWLALLAAGHEVVGLDNFANSSPRVLERIAELSGRTPVFERADVTVRAEVEAVLARHPVDAVVHFAALKAVGESVQKPFDYARVNLGGLWTVCEALLAHGVHRFVFSSSATVYAGEEPPPWRETMRLGATHPYGLTKLHGEQWLSALGQREPAWQLACLRYFNPVGAHPSGRLGEDPRGIPNNLMPFIAQVAIGRRESLQIFGKDYPTPDGTCMRDYLHVEDLAEGHVAALDRLLGQPGSLTVNLGTGRGHSVLEVLRAYERACGHPIAHHFGPRRAGDLPAYWADPALARELLGWQAKRGLDAMCTDSWAWQTREPQGLG; translated from the coding sequence ATGAGCGGTCGCGGCGCACGGGTGCTGCTGACGGGAGCCACCGGCTACATCGGCTCCCACACCTGGCTGGCCCTGCTGGCGGCCGGTCATGAAGTGGTCGGCCTCGACAACTTCGCCAACAGCTCGCCCCGGGTGCTGGAGCGCATTGCCGAGCTCTCGGGCAGGACGCCCGTCTTCGAGCGGGCCGACGTCACCGTGCGGGCCGAGGTCGAAGCGGTGCTCGCCCGCCATCCCGTCGATGCCGTCGTGCACTTCGCCGCGCTCAAGGCGGTCGGCGAATCGGTGCAGAAGCCCTTCGACTACGCCCGGGTCAATCTGGGCGGGCTGTGGACGGTCTGCGAGGCCCTGCTCGCGCATGGCGTGCACCGCTTCGTCTTCAGCTCCTCGGCCACGGTCTATGCCGGCGAGGAGCCCCCGCCCTGGCGCGAGACGATGCGGCTGGGCGCCACCCACCCCTACGGCCTGACCAAGCTGCATGGCGAGCAGTGGCTGAGCGCCCTGGGCCAGCGCGAGCCGGCCTGGCAGCTCGCCTGCCTGCGCTACTTCAACCCGGTCGGCGCGCACCCCAGCGGTCGCCTGGGCGAGGACCCGCGCGGCATCCCGAACAACCTGATGCCCTTCATCGCCCAGGTGGCGATCGGCCGGCGCGAGTCGCTGCAGATCTTCGGCAAGGACTATCCGACGCCGGACGGCACCTGCATGCGCGACTACCTGCATGTGGAAGATTTGGCCGAGGGCCATGTCGCCGCGCTCGACCGCCTGCTGGGCCAGCCCGGCAGCCTGACGGTCAACCTGGGCACCGGCCGGGGCCACAGCGTGCTGGAGGTGCTGCGCGCCTACGAGCGCGCCTGCGGCCACCCGATCGCGCATCACTTCGGCCCGCGCCGGGCCGGCGACCTGCCGGCCTACTGGGCCGACCCGGCGCTTGCCCGCGAGCTGCTGGGCTGGCAGGCCAAGCGCGGGCTGGACGCCATGTGCACCGACAGTTGGGCCTGGCAGACCCGCGAGCCCCAGGGCCTGGGCTGA